GACGCGGAGTAGTCCTCGCAACCCCATCGGCCGAGAGCTTGCTCGGCAGTTGATAGTCTGATCAGAAGATGGATTTGCAGGCCACCCTGAACCTGATCGAACCGGAGCTCCAACGGACGTCGTCCCGCTGGGCCCTGATCGGTGGTCAGGCCCTCGCCTTTCTCGGCATTCCACGATCAACCCTCGACACCGACTTCGTGGTCGATGCCACCGCCCAAGAGTCCCTCGTGAAGTTCCTCGAGAGCCGGGGCTACGAGACCCTTCATCGCTCGGCCGGCTATTCCAACCATCTCCATCACGAGCCGCGACTCGGGCGAGTCGACTTCGTTTACGTCGCAGGCGAGACGGCCGATGCGATCTTCGGGTCGTGCCAGCAGGTGACCGGACCCACGGGTTTCTCACTGCCGATTCCGAAGCCGGAGCACCTCATCGCCATGAAGCTGCACGCCGTGAGCAACGACACAACCCGGCGCCACCAGGACCTCGCCGACATCCAGTCGCTGCTGAGCCTCCCCGGTGTCGACCGCCAAGAAGTC
This Acidobacteriota bacterium DNA region includes the following protein-coding sequences:
- a CDS encoding nucleotidyl transferase AbiEii/AbiGii toxin family protein, with translation MDLQATLNLIEPELQRTSSRWALIGGQALAFLGIPRSTLDTDFVVDATAQESLVKFLESRGYETLHRSAGYSNHLHHEPRLGRVDFVYVAGETADAIFGSCQQVTGPTGFSLPIPKPEHLIAMKLHAVSNDTTRRHQDLADIQSLLSLPGVDRQEVRSAFEKRGLGKELDALEANL